In Marinobacterium sp. LSUCC0821, the DNA window CAGAGGCGACATCAGCATGCTGAAAACGTTTAAATTTAGCACCGCTGAGCAGACCACCATCCAAAAGAGAGGCATGATTAAGGCGATCTTCCAACACCAAATCACCACGATCAACCAGTGCACTGAGTGCGCCAAGGTTGGCCATGTAGCCTGTTGAGAAGAGCAGAACACGATCGCGACCGGTCATTTCAGCAAGGGCATCTTCAAGTTGATGGTGTGCAGCCGAGTGACCCAATACGAGATGCGATGCGCCACTGCCATTACCAAATTTTTCCACGCCTGCGATGAACGCTTTGGATATACGCGGGTCAGCCGCCAGACCAAGATAGTCGTTAGAACAAAATCCCAAATAGGACTTACCCTCAACAACCACCTCAGGGCCCTGAGTTGATTCAATAACTCGGCGACGACGATAGAGTGATGCCGCTTCTCGCTCTTGCAGCGCCGGCTGCAAGAGTTGGTCTAGCATCATACTCAGTGACTCGCGTCGTAAAACTTCTGATTATCTTGGTGATTCTGAATCTTCTGCTGAAGATGTGCAGCCTGGCTTGAATCATCCTCTTCTATACGCTGTTCCGGACGAAGACCCAGACGTTTGAAGAGCTGAAGATCACGGTGAGCTTCTGGGTTTGGTGTCGTCAGTAGACACTCACCGTAGAAAATCGAGTTTGCACCGGCAAAGAACGCCATCGCTTGCAACTCATCACTCATACTCTCACGACCAGCAGATAGACGTACGTGAGATTTTGACATCAGGATACGCGCGACCGCGATGTTGCGAACAAACTCAAGTGGATCCAAATCCTCCACCTCGGCAAGCGGTGTCCCATCAACCTTAACAAGCATATTAATAGGCACAGACTCTGGCGGCACTGGCAAGTTAGCAAGCTGCTGAAGCAGACCAATACGGTCGTTAACCGTTTCACCCATGCCTAGGATACCGCCGCTACAGATTTTCATACCTGAGTCACGCACATGCTGGAGCGTATCTAGACGATCTTGGTAGCTGCGCGTTGTGATAATTTTGTCGTAGAACTCAGGCGAGGTATCAAGATTATGGTTGTAGTAATCTAGACCCGCCTCAGCCAGTTCATCGGCCTGTTCTGGCTTCAACATCCCCAACGTCATGCAGGTCTCAAGACCCATCTCACGAACACCGCGAACCATCTGAAGGATATATGGCATGTCGCGATCAGTAGGATGTTTCCAAGCAGCGCCCATACAGAAACGGGTCGCACCTGTCTCTTTAGCCTGTTTCGCTTTATTGAGGACAGCCTCTACTTCCATCAGTCGCTGTTTTTCAAGACCCGTATCGTAATGCGCACTCTGCGGGCAGTACTTACAATCTTCTGGACAAGATCCCGTTTTGATAGAGAGTAGCGTGCTGACCTGAACCTCATTCGGGTTGAAGTTTTCACGGTGCACCGTCTGCGCCTTGAATAGGAGATCATTAAAAGGGAGGTCAAATAACGCCTGAATCTCCTCTTTAGACCAAACCTTTTTCTCATTCACAACATTTTGCATTTTTTGGGTCTCTATCTAGACTGAATCTTGAGGCTACAGGAAGTAGCAAAAACGATGTGCGCATCTTAACTCAGCAGGGAATGCTGTCAACTTATGAATATATCCGACGTTTACAAGTGGTTACTAAACAACCAATTCTGTCCGCTCTGTGATCTCCCTAAAGAGGATGGATCACCAATCTGTTCAAGCTGTAATAGCAACCTACACCGCAACGCTAAACAGTGCAGACGCTGTGCAATACCCCTGACAACAGACGCAAGCACATGCGATAGCTGCAAAAATCAATCACCGGTATTTGATCAAGCATTTGCTCCACTACTCTATCGCTTCCCACTTCCCAGTCTATTTCATCAAATTAAACAGGGTAAAAACCCGGAGCAGTTGAACTGGATGGGAGAACTACTAGCCGACGAGTTTCTATCCAGATGGGAGTTAGATAATCGGTTTACTATCATGGCGATCCCAATGCACCCGATAGACCAGGTGATTAGGGGATTCAATCAGACAGAGATCTTCGTCAAAAAACTCGCGCAAAAGAGTGGCCTTGGGATCAGCAGAGCACTAAAGAAGCCGATTAAAACAAAACACCAAGCGGGCCTTAAACGCACCGAGCGACTCAAGAACTTGGAGCTACCCTATCAGGTATGCGGAACAGTCCCTGAACGCGTGATTCTGATTGACGACATCCACACCACCGGAGCCACGCTAAACGCTGCAAGCAGGGCTTTAAAATTAGCGGGGAGTAAGGAGATTATCGCCCTGACACTCTGCCGTACGCCTTACTAAAACCCCTTCACAGTCAAATCCAAACACTGACAATCCTAAACACTGACAATCCTAAACACTGACAAATCGGGACGAAGCGGCCATAATCGAATCACTAAGATCTGATATAGACCGCCATGCTCGAAATTGAACCTATTGGATACATACAAAGCCCGTTTGGTGAGAAGTTTGGTGCGCCACGCCAACCAGGGCTTGCCCCCTCAGTTCGCTCATACATTGAGCTGGTAGAGCCCTATAACGACCCCGACGCGCTGCGCGGAATAGTGCAGTGCTCACATCTCTGGCTGATCTTTCACTTTAGCGAAACGGCAAAAGCTGGCTGGAAACCTCTCACTCGCCCACCACGCCTTGGTGGCAATGAGAAGCTTGGCGTCTATGCAACTCGCTCTACACATCGGCCCAATGCACTTGGTTTATCCGCAGTGAAACTCGAATCGGTTGAGACCATAGGCACCAAAAGACGCTTGGTGATCTCTGGAGCAGATCTAATCAACGGCACCCCGATTATCGATATCAAGCCCTACATCCCCTATGCGGATTGTATTGCAGAGGCGCAATACCCAGGTATGGAGCAGCCACACGCCCTGAACCTGCCCGTCAATTTTTTGGATCAGGCCCAGCGATTTATTACCAGCTTAGAAAAGCGGGTAGCTGATGAGTTGTCCTCTCTGATTAGCGAGGTGCTAAAGCAGGATCCTCGTCCAGCCTATCAACGCGATGAGCTTCGCATTTACGGTGTTGAGCTCGCCTCTCACAATGTGAAATTTAGAATCAGCGAGGTCGCTATCGAAGTGATAGATATCAAGCCCATCGCGCGATCGCTCTGATATGATCTACCCACTCAGAAAAACCACTGGAGATACTTAAGCATGAGTAGTGACATCCAATCTCGCCTTGCACACATGCCTGTTGCACTATTTGCGACAGTGATGGGGCTTGCAGGTCTTACCCTAGCTTGGCGAAAAGCGACGGAAGCACTAGGCGTTTCAGATATTGTTTGGCAGGTGCTACTGGTATTCACTGCTGTGACACTCGCCAGCCTTGCGATTAGCTATCTACTCAAAATGCGTCGCCATCCAAATGAGGTGATCGCTGAGTTTATGCACCCTATTAAGATCAGCTTCTTTCCCGCCTTCTCAATCGGTTTAATGTTAATTGCGGTAGCCATTGCAGACAGTATGACCCAGTTGGCAACCTTTATCTGGGGACTTGGAGCGCTAATTCAGATCACCCTCACTCTATATCTAATGAATCAGTGGATTAACCACTCTCGTTGGCAAGTACAACACACCACGCCGGCTTGGTTCATTCCAATTGTGGGTAACATCATCGCACCCATTGCAGGCGTTGAACTTGGCTTTACCGAGGTGAGTTGGTTCTTTTTCTCAGTCGGCATCTTCTACTGGGTTATTTTGAAAGCCTTAGTCTTCAACCGAATTATTTTCCACGATGCTATCCCTGAGCGCTTACAGCCAACGCTATTTATAATGATTGCACCGCCTGCTGTCGGATTTGTGGCTTATGTAAAACTGAATGGTGGCATCGATAACTTTGCACACATTCTCTACTACTCATCGCTCTTCCTTATTCTACTGATGATTGTGCAGTTACCGCGCTTTAGAAAACTGCCATTCTTTGTGAGCTGGTGGGCCTACTCATTCCCCTTAGCTGCTTTTACGATCGGTACTGAGATGATGCTACTGCACAGTAACTCTCTCTTCTTCCACACGCTCAGTCTATTCTCACTCACTGTGCTTTCACTGTTGCTAGCTCTGCTGGTATTTAAAACCATTCGTGGTTTGATCACAGGGGCACTTCTACAGCCGGAATGATCGAATCGGCCAACTTTTCCGTAACAGGGACATAGTTAAGGAATTACCTGTGTCCCAATCTTCTCTGCTCTGGTTTAGCAATAATCTTCGACTCGACGATAACGCTGTTTTCAAAGCGGTCGAAGATGACTCCAAGCTTCACTGCATCTACATTCAAGACCCAAAAACCGAGCACTTCTTTCATCTTGGCGAGAAGCAATTGGGCACACATCGAGCTAGGTTTTTAGAGCAGACAATCACGACGCTCGACCAACAGCTATCGACACTTGGCCAATGCCTTCACTCTATTGAAGGCGACTACTTAGAGTCCCTAACCCAGCTGGTTCAGCAACACTCAATCGATAAAATTGTCACCTCAAGGCATACAGGCATTTATGAACAACAGGCGATCAAGGAGATCGCATCACGTTTCCCTCATCTTCAGATAGTCGTGATTGAGACAGCCACACTCTTTAGTGAGGCGCAGCTACCCTTTGCTATCACCGATATTGATAAGAGTTTTACGCCATTTAGAAAGCGAGTTGAGGAGCTGGCCATCGATCTACCGATTAGTGCACCCTCTCTCTTGCCACCACCTATCTACCATAAAGATAGAATCACACCGGTAGAGCCCTCAGAAGGTTTTCACGGGGGCGAAGTTGCAGCATTAGCTCACCTAGAGAGCTATTTGAGTAGCGATGCACCGCTGAGTTACAAAGAGACCAGAAACGCTCTCGATGATTGGCCAAGTTCAACAAAACTAAGCCCTTGGTTAGCTACCGGCGCCCTCTCATGCAGACGCGTCATAGCAAGACTCCGCGAGTATGAATCCCAAAACGGGGCCAACGAATCGACCTACTGGATTAAATTCGAGCTCCTATGGCGTGAGTACTTTCAGTGGTATGCACACCGATGGGGCAAGCGCCTGTACGCATTTAAAGGACCACACAATCGCAACCCACTCACCAGTTATTATACCCAGCGATTTCGCTCTTGGCGTGAGGGGCACACACCCTACCCGATCATTAATGCGGCAATGAAACAGCTTAAGGCAACAGGCTATATGTCAAACCGTGCTCGCCAACTTGTAGCTAGTTGCCTTGTGCATGAACTTGCTATCGATTGGCGCTATGGGGCTGAGTATTTTGAACAACAGTTACTCGATTTCGATATCGCAAGTAACTGGGGAAATTGGCAGTACCTCGCCGGTGTCGGAGCAGACCCTCGAGGTCATAGACAGTTTAATCTGGAAAAGCAGACCGAAATTTACGATCCCGAACACCTATTTATCGAGACCTGGCAAGGCAATAAGGATTGTCAGAGCACAGATCAGTTTGACTACTACG includes these proteins:
- the bioB gene encoding biotin synthase BioB, which translates into the protein MQNVVNEKKVWSKEEIQALFDLPFNDLLFKAQTVHRENFNPNEVQVSTLLSIKTGSCPEDCKYCPQSAHYDTGLEKQRLMEVEAVLNKAKQAKETGATRFCMGAAWKHPTDRDMPYILQMVRGVREMGLETCMTLGMLKPEQADELAEAGLDYYNHNLDTSPEFYDKIITTRSYQDRLDTLQHVRDSGMKICSGGILGMGETVNDRIGLLQQLANLPVPPESVPINMLVKVDGTPLAEVEDLDPLEFVRNIAVARILMSKSHVRLSAGRESMSDELQAMAFFAGANSIFYGECLLTTPNPEAHRDLQLFKRLGLRPEQRIEEDDSSQAAHLQQKIQNHQDNQKFYDASH
- a CDS encoding ComF family protein — encoded protein: MNISDVYKWLLNNQFCPLCDLPKEDGSPICSSCNSNLHRNAKQCRRCAIPLTTDASTCDSCKNQSPVFDQAFAPLLYRFPLPSLFHQIKQGKNPEQLNWMGELLADEFLSRWELDNRFTIMAIPMHPIDQVIRGFNQTEIFVKKLAQKSGLGISRALKKPIKTKHQAGLKRTERLKNLELPYQVCGTVPERVILIDDIHTTGATLNAASRALKLAGSKEIIALTLCRTPY
- the tsaA gene encoding tRNA (N6-threonylcarbamoyladenosine(37)-N6)-methyltransferase TrmO, producing MLEIEPIGYIQSPFGEKFGAPRQPGLAPSVRSYIELVEPYNDPDALRGIVQCSHLWLIFHFSETAKAGWKPLTRPPRLGGNEKLGVYATRSTHRPNALGLSAVKLESVETIGTKRRLVISGADLINGTPIIDIKPYIPYADCIAEAQYPGMEQPHALNLPVNFLDQAQRFITSLEKRVADELSSLISEVLKQDPRPAYQRDELRIYGVELASHNVKFRISEVAIEVIDIKPIARSL
- a CDS encoding SLAC1 anion channel family protein, yielding MSSDIQSRLAHMPVALFATVMGLAGLTLAWRKATEALGVSDIVWQVLLVFTAVTLASLAISYLLKMRRHPNEVIAEFMHPIKISFFPAFSIGLMLIAVAIADSMTQLATFIWGLGALIQITLTLYLMNQWINHSRWQVQHTTPAWFIPIVGNIIAPIAGVELGFTEVSWFFFSVGIFYWVILKALVFNRIIFHDAIPERLQPTLFIMIAPPAVGFVAYVKLNGGIDNFAHILYYSSLFLILLMIVQLPRFRKLPFFVSWWAYSFPLAAFTIGTEMMLLHSNSLFFHTLSLFSLTVLSLLLALLVFKTIRGLITGALLQPE
- a CDS encoding DASH family cryptochrome → MSQSSLLWFSNNLRLDDNAVFKAVEDDSKLHCIYIQDPKTEHFFHLGEKQLGTHRARFLEQTITTLDQQLSTLGQCLHSIEGDYLESLTQLVQQHSIDKIVTSRHTGIYEQQAIKEIASRFPHLQIVVIETATLFSEAQLPFAITDIDKSFTPFRKRVEELAIDLPISAPSLLPPPIYHKDRITPVEPSEGFHGGEVAALAHLESYLSSDAPLSYKETRNALDDWPSSTKLSPWLATGALSCRRVIARLREYESQNGANESTYWIKFELLWREYFQWYAHRWGKRLYAFKGPHNRNPLTSYYTQRFRSWREGHTPYPIINAAMKQLKATGYMSNRARQLVASCLVHELAIDWRYGAEYFEQQLLDFDIASNWGNWQYLAGVGADPRGHRQFNLEKQTEIYDPEHLFIETWQGNKDCQSTDQFDYYGDPIWPTQEGGR